In the Candidatus Deferrimicrobiaceae bacterium genome, CGGCGCGGAAAGAGACGAGGAACAGCAGAACCGCGGCCCCCGCCGCCCTACTCCAGAAAGAGATCATCCCCCCTCCCTTCGAGCCATCTCGCCTTGCGCTGCGCCAGGAGATTGGCGAGCCGGAACTCCGGGGCCTCCCCCCGCACGTCAAAGGCGAGCGCCCGGGAAAGAAGCCCCCGGAACTCCTCCCGGTTCTGCGTTCTCACGGAAACCGTCTCGGCGAATGTCACCAGGGGGGAGATCCGCTTCCCGCCGCCGAGTTCCATCGCGCGCTCGAAATGCCGTTTCGCCTCGGCCAGGCCCCCCCCCATCGCCTCGGGGCGCCCCCCTTCGAACGCGATGAAGTATTCGTGAATCGCCCCGTGATCGTAATCCTCCTGCAGCGCAAGGGCGCGGCGCATGAGCGATTCGCACCGGGGAAGGTCCGCGAGCATGGAAGGGTCGGCCCCCGAGAGGGAGATCGCAAGGCTCCAGGAGGCAGCGGTCCAGAAAAGCAGAGGGACGTCCTCCCGGCCGGCCGTCGCGGCCGCGCCCTTCGGGTCCGTTCCCAGCCGTTTCCCGAAACCGGGGTGCGCGGCCTCGAGACCTCTCATGCCGTACCCCTTCGCCCGCAGGAGGAGGCGCTTCGACCGTTCCCTGCCTGCGTCCCCCCGCTCCCTGTCCGTCTCTTCCAACGCGTCCTGCAGGACGAACGCCGAAGCGTATTGCGCGAACCCCCGGACGAGGGAGAGGAGCAACCCCCGGTGGGCGGGCTCCTGCGCGAGAACGTATTCCTCCGCCTTGAGCGCGAAAGGAGCGGCCTCCCGCACAAGCTCCGGGTCGTCGTCGGCGCTGAAGATCTGCCCTCCGGACGACATGACATTCGCCACCCGCGAAACGACGTAGGCCCGGGGGGAACACCCCCCGGACGCCACCCCGAGGAGCAGGGCGAGCAGCGTCGGGAGCGCGCAAAACCTATATTCCGTTGGATGCCTCCTCCGGGACCGCGATTCCCAGCGCCTCGCTCACCTTCTGGCCCAGCTCCCGGCGACGGAACGGCTTCTGGAGAAACCCCGAAAACCCCGAGGCCAGGACTTCCGCGATCCTCCCCCTGTCGTCGTACCCGCTGGCCAGAACGGCTCGGGCGGAGGGGGAGATCCGTCGAATCTCGGCAAACGCCTGTTCCCCCGTCATCCGCGGCATCATCATGTCGAGCAGGACGAGGTCGATCCGGCCGTTCCGCTCCCGGTAAAGGTCGACCGCCTCCTTTCCGTCACGGGCCTCCAGAACGCGGTATCCGAACGACTCCAGCATGGCGCGGACCATCGCCCTCACGTCCTCCTCGTCGTCGGCGACCAGGATGGTTCCCGTCCCGCACACGGGAAACGTCTCCTTCCTCTCCACCGCGGGGGCCTCCCCGTCCACCGCGGGGAACGAGAGGGTGAACGTCGTCCCCTTGCCCGCTTCCGAGGTCACCCGGATCGACCCCCCATGCCCCTCCAGGATGCCGCGGACCGCCGCCAGCCCCAGGCCGCGGCCGATGAACTTCGTCGAGAAGAACGGCTCGAAGATCCGCGACACCGTTTCCGCATCCATGCCGGACCCCGTGTCCGACACCTCGAGCACCGTCCTCGTCCCCGCCTCCGGAGAAAACCCTCCGGAGCCGACCGTCCGTTCCGCCCGGTTTCCGCCGGATTCCCCGCGGGAGGGGCCGTCGGGGGGATTTTCCTCCGTCCGGGTCCGGAGGGTGAGAACCCCTCCGTCGGGCATCGCCTCCGCCGCGTTCAGGCACAGGCTCATGACCACCTGCTTCATCTGGAGGACATCCGCGAGGACCGGGGGAACCTCCCGGGCAAGACCGAGGGCCACCTCCACCGACGGGGGAAGGGCCGTCCGGAGCACCGGGACCTGCTCCTCGACGATCCGGTTGATCGACAGGAGCTCCGATCTGTGTTTCCCCTGGCCGGAGTACGCCAGCAGTTGCCGGGTGAGTTCGGCCGCCCGGCTTCCCATCCGGTCGATGATGGCAAGATATCCGGCCGCCTCTTCGTTCCCCGCGAGCAGCAAGGAGAGCATTTCCGCCGTCCCGGTGATCCCCAGGAGCAGATTGTTGAATTCGTGGGCCACCCCCCCCGCCAGCATCCCGATCGTCTCCATTTTCTGGCTCTCGAAGAGGCGGCTTTCCATCGCGTTTCGCTGCGTGATGTCCCTCGAGATCCGGAGGACCCGAGGGGCCTCCCCGGGGCTCCCCGGCACGGCCGAGGAGACCGTCTCCACCTCCGCGAATCCTCCGTCCTTCTTCCGGAGGCGGTGCTGCATCGTCACCGAGGGGGTTTCCCCGGCAACAAGACGGCGGACCGCCTCGCCCATCCCTTCCCGGTCCTCCGATGGAAGGAAGCTCTCGCTCCCGCGGCCGACCATCTCCTCCGGCCGGTATCCGAGCATCCGGTGCGCCGAGGGGCTCGCGAAGAGAACCTTCCCGGACGCGTCGATCAGGGAGATGAAGTCGAGGGCATGGTCCGCGAGGAAACGGTAGCGCGCCTCGGAGACCCGCAGCCTCTCCTCCACCCTCCGGCGCTCGAGGGCCGCGGAGAGAATGGAAGCGACGGACCCCGCGATGCGAGAATCCTCTTCCTCCCATTTCCGGGGAGCGCCATACCCGTGGAGGGCGAGCAGGCCGACGAGGCCGGTGCCGAACTTCAGCGGGGCGAGAAGGAGGGACCGCACGGAGTGCGGTTCATGGAGGACCCGGACCGGGTCATCCGGAGGCAGGGACAGGATGTCGTCCGCCGCCAGGATCCCGTGGTCGCGCAGATTCCCGAGCGCGGCATCCCAGCGGGGGTCCGGGCCGTACACCGCCCGCAGGTCCGGCC is a window encoding:
- a CDS encoding TRAP transporter TatT component family protein; amino-acid sequence: MANVMSSGGQIFSADDDPELVREAAPFALKAEEYVLAQEPAHRGLLLSLVRGFAQYASAFVLQDALEETDRERGDAGRERSKRLLLRAKGYGMRGLEAAHPGFGKRLGTDPKGAAATAGREDVPLLFWTAASWSLAISLSGADPSMLADLPRCESLMRRALALQEDYDHGAIHEYFIAFEGGRPEAMGGGLAEAKRHFERAMELGGGKRISPLVTFAETVSVRTQNREEFRGLLSRALAFDVRGEAPEFRLANLLAQRKARWLEGRGDDLFLE
- a CDS encoding response regulator — encoded protein: MGDPIPFRGRIRDGAEPAAFEIPAAVVPGIARICSLGLGMDELLGETCRVIVGLCGVDACYLVSYRERDGGAAVHHFAGSGDWPDLRAVYGPDPRWDAALGNLRDHGILAADDILSLPPDDPVRVLHEPHSVRSLLLAPLKFGTGLVGLLALHGYGAPRKWEEEDSRIAGSVASILSAALERRRVEERLRVSEARYRFLADHALDFISLIDASGKVLFASPSAHRMLGYRPEEMVGRGSESFLPSEDREGMGEAVRRLVAGETPSVTMQHRLRKKDGGFAEVETVSSAVPGSPGEAPRVLRISRDITQRNAMESRLFESQKMETIGMLAGGVAHEFNNLLLGITGTAEMLSLLLAGNEEAAGYLAIIDRMGSRAAELTRQLLAYSGQGKHRSELLSINRIVEEQVPVLRTALPPSVEVALGLAREVPPVLADVLQMKQVVMSLCLNAAEAMPDGGVLTLRTRTEENPPDGPSRGESGGNRAERTVGSGGFSPEAGTRTVLEVSDTGSGMDAETVSRIFEPFFSTKFIGRGLGLAAVRGILEGHGGSIRVTSEAGKGTTFTLSFPAVDGEAPAVERKETFPVCGTGTILVADDEEDVRAMVRAMLESFGYRVLEARDGKEAVDLYRERNGRIDLVLLDMMMPRMTGEQAFAEIRRISPSARAVLASGYDDRGRIAEVLASGFSGFLQKPFRRRELGQKVSEALGIAVPEEASNGI